In Colletotrichum destructivum chromosome 1, complete sequence, the sequence TGGCGCAGGAGACGGCTCAGCTCGGTGTCAAGCTCTTCGTGCTGGACGACGGTTGGTTCGGCAAGGAGTACCCGCGGGTGAAGGACAacgcgggcctcggcgactGGGAGGTGAACCCAGACCGCTTTCCCGACGGCCTGCCCGCTCTCgtcaacaaggtcgtcgaTCTCCAGGTCGCCAACTCTTCCGACAagctcctcttcggcctttGGTTCGAGCCCGAGATGGTGAACCCCAACTCGACGCTCTACAACGAGCACCCTGACTGGGTCCTCCACGCCGGCAACTACCCGCGAACGACTCGGCGCGACCAGCTCGTGCTCAACGTGGCGCTCCCGGAAGTCCAAGAGTTCATCATCGAGTCCGTCTCCAAGATCCTTACCAGCGCCCCCATCTCGTACGTCAAGTGGGACAACAACAGAGGCTTCCATGAGACGCCCGTTCCCGGCATCAGCCACTCGTACATGCTCGGCATCTACCACGTGTTCGAGGTCCTCACGTCTCGCTTCCCGGATGTGCTTTGGGAGGGCTGCgcgtccggcggcggccggttCGACCCCGGTGTTCTCCACTACTTCCCCCAGATCTGGACCTCGGACAACACGGATGCCCTCGACCGCATCTTCATCCAGTTCGGCACATCTCTGGCTTACCCTCCCGCCGCCATGGGAGCGCACGTCTCGACGGTCCCCAACCACATCACGGGGCGCACCATCCCCATCAAGTTCCGCGCCCACGTCGCCATGATGGGCGGAtccttcggcctcgagctgaACCCGGCCGAGATCctggaggaggacaaggtGCAGATCCCCGAACTGATGgcgctcggcgagctggtcAACCCCATCGTGATCGGGGGCGACCTGTGGCGCCTCAGCCTGCCCGAGGAGTCGAACTGGCCGGCCGCCCTGATCATCTCGGAGGACGGGTCGCAGGCTGTGCTCTTCTACTTCCAGGTGCGCGCGCTATACAACCACGCGCTGCCGCGGCTCCGCCTGCAAGGACTGGACCCGGCTGCGTCCTACTCGCTGGACAACAACGGCACGTATTCCGGGGCGACGTTGATGAACACGGGAGTGCAGTATGCTCTGGAGGGCGATTACGACAGCCGTGTTGTGATGATTCGGAAGATCTAATCGGTGCCTCCCGCAAGCTCGTACGCCGTGAGTTCGTTGAGTCTAGAAGAACTACCGTAATAGCTAGAATTAACGTTGATTTCTCGCTTTTGTTTCGCTAAACCATGACGACTGTTTGCGGGTTGGCATGGTGTTGAATGTCTGGCCCGCCTTGATTGTACTCTGTCCTATCCACCATGTACAACAAGCACTTTCTTACATTCATTCCCATGCTGATTTCTGCATATCTATCAACGTCATGATCAAAATGTTGAAGATGTTTCGTTTCCCTCTCATGGGCCGCTGTCAATTACTACTCTTGTACGACTAGCGGCAACTGCAGGTCACCCACGATCTCTGAGTCCCGCAGTACCAAAAAAAGACCTTTTTGTTTTTCGTGTAAGAAACAATAACTTGGGAAAGACAAAGAAGGTCCTTCCTTGTTCGAAGTCAATTGGGTGACTGAGCTCAATGTAACTCAGGAAAAATTCCTGACGAAGCAGACTTGACGAAGCAATTCGCACGGAGGGACCTCCGGGAAGTGGACCTCACTATCTGTCATTACATAATCAAGTGATGGACGGATCACGAATAACTGACAGTGTTAAAAGCGCTCTTGCCAACTGGCAACCATGCACTGCCAAAATCAACGTCACGATGCGCTGTTCGCTCCAAAAGCCTCCAACTCCATCTCCAAATCCAAATGCGACCCCAACCGCCCGTCCTCCACGTGTTCACCAGCCAGGCCACGCCGTGTCGTCAGTTTCAAACGTCCACATTCCACCCGCATCCCTGGATCGCCGCTTATGTCCCTCGTGGCATTGgcgctcgccgaggaggcttAAAGCTGCCAGAGCACAACCACGATGCTggtcccatcccatcccctccaACGTGCATCAGGCATCAGGTCCACTCGACGGACTTGATACAACATCACCTCGATCTCGACTAACACCAGACGAAGACCACGACGTCCGCTGCTGACGGAATACTCACAGAGTTGACCGGAGTCGCCTCACAGAGCCTCGGTATCGAAAAGTCGAGCCGAGGGATCACGGCACTCAAACCTCAACATTGATGACAATCGAACGATCCACTTTACACGCATGCAGGCCTAATCACAGATGGCACTTGTTTCTGATCCCAAATCTCGGGATGGCCGATCAATGTCCCCGTTCAAGTGTGACCAGTTTGCCCTCCGCATTTGGAAAAGAGTCGTCTCTGTTTCAAGCACAATGTGCATCTCACCAGCGTCGTAACCAATCCGCGCCTGTGCCCGCCAACCATCACGACGCACCCCGCCATGACGAAGGCCGAAGGATGACCACCCTTGAGCCTCGCTGGCATTCTCGCTACCTGACAGGAAGTCAGATTGGTTTGGTTGTTAGATTGCCTACGGACCGGCCATGTGACATACGTACTGCTCAGGGCAGGGCACGGCGACACAGTCACCTCGTCTTCTGCGGGTAAATCCTCCCGCGCAAGCCACCACTAATATTGTGAGACAAATGGAACCAAGTGCAGATGCGGCAAGCCACCCACCCACAGCCCAACCAACAAATGGCGTAGACAGGATCGATTGGACAGGGCTTGTCTTGTCAATTTTGACGACCCTCGACCCTCGACCAGCACTGCACTGCCACCTCCGCCGGTGCCATGGAGATGCAAGATTGAAGATGCATCGCTACAATTCTGGATTCTATCTACTCAGATGACACCGGCACACCGCCTACTAGTACCAGTAACGACCCCGATGTTCCCAGGCTGTTTACTTGGCCGCGGACACCGTCCGAACCATCTCAGTCCTGCTACGTTGGGAGTGCATCCCAGCATGCGACCAATGTCTGATTCGTCACAGTCAAATTACGACAACTCCACCGAGGGTGGGCTCCCTGGTATCTTGTCAGTGTCCTTACGTCCTTCCCCGACCTTGGCCGCCAACCCACAAAATCCCCAAGGGGAATTACTGgaccttttttcccctttctttttcaaAAGTGGTGCCGCTCGAGCCACTGCATATTCGGCTTGAGTCAAGTCTGTCTCACACGGTACGAAAGCACCGTCT encodes:
- a CDS encoding Putative glycoside hydrolase family 36, glycosyl hydrolase, all-beta, aldolase-type TIM barrel, translated to MTGNNWLKTLAVAASASVLTGRVSGQDASSANGIVVDGTSFALNGDHSSYRFHVDELTGDLYSDHFGGSATESLEMLPPAVNGWVDMIGRVRREYPDIGRGDFRVPALQIRQTEGYTVSDLQYRSHKVSKGKPGLPGLPATFGTEEEVSTLVVSLYDNYSSIAVDLSYSVFPKYDAIVRSVNITNEGQGNITIDKAASLSVDLPFEDLEMIELRGDWAREAMRVRRKIDYGTQGFGSTTGYSSHLHNPFLALVSPETTESQGEAWGFSLVYTGSFSVEVEKGSQGFTRAMLGFNPYQLSWPLGPGQTLTTPEVVSVYSQTGIGGLSRKFHRLYRNHLMRGQFVDQVRPSLLNSWEGLYFDYNESTVYNLAQETAQLGVKLFVLDDGWFGKEYPRVKDNAGLGDWEVNPDRFPDGLPALVNKVVDLQVANSSDKLLFGLWFEPEMVNPNSTLYNEHPDWVLHAGNYPRTTRRDQLVLNVALPEVQEFIIESVSKILTSAPISYVKWDNNRGFHETPVPGISHSYMLGIYHVFEVLTSRFPDVLWEGCASGGGRFDPGVLHYFPQIWTSDNTDALDRIFIQFGTSLAYPPAAMGAHVSTVPNHITGRTIPIKFRAHVAMMGGSFGLELNPAEILEEDKVQIPELMALGELVNPIVIGGDLWRLSLPEESNWPAALIISEDGSQAVLFYFQVRALYNHALPRLRLQGLDPAASYSLDNNGTYSGATLMNTGVQYALEGDYDSRVVMIRKI